Below is a genomic region from Kribbella qitaiheensis.
TGTCGCTGAGGCGGGGTTGCCCGGCCGTGCACACCGGATCGATCGCGACTGTTCTCGAGCCGGGCGCCGAGGCGATCGGCCGGTTCCTCTCCTCGCTGGCGTCGGAGCCGGTGACGGTGACCCTGGACCCGAACGCGCGCCCGACGATCACGCCCGATCGGGTGAGCACCTGGGGCGCAGTACGGGAGTTGGCGGCAACTGCGGATCTGGTGAAGCTCAGTGACGAGGACTGTGAGTTCCTGCGGCCCGGGTTGTCGCCGGACGAGATCGCTGCCGAGCTGCTGAGTGTCGACCGGACGAAGTGCGTGGTGATCACGCGGGGCGGCGAGGGCGCGATCGGCGTCAGCCGGGCCGCGCGGGTCGAGGTTGCCGCGCCGGCGATCGAGGTGGTCGACACGGTGGGTGCTGGGGACTCGTTCATGTCGGCGCTGATCGCCGGACTGCAATCGCGCGACCTGCTGGGCGCAGTACGGCTGGAAGGTCTTAATGAGGAGAGCCTGCGCGACGTCGTCGATTACGCGGTGAAGGCGGCCGCGATCACCTGCACGCGGCACGGCGCGGATCCGCCGACCGCTGCCGAGCACAAGGCGGCGTGGGGATGAGTACTGCGGACGCATGGGCGGCCGAGTTCGAGGCGGCCGGACGCGTCGTGTTTCCGCAACGTCGCGATCGGCTGGCGATCCGCCTCGCGGTCATCGTGCTGCTGATGGGCCTGTCGCTGTGGAGCAACGTCGACCATCTCCGGCAGGGCGATGTGGCTGGGGCTATCGGCGTACTACGGATCACCGCGCTCGCCGGATTCATCGCGGTCGTCGTACTGACCGCCTTCCAGCTGATCACCAGGCGGCCGGTGATCACGGTCGAACAGGCCGGGATCAGACTCGGCCGGAAGGCCGCGGGACTGGTCACGTGGGACAAGATCGCCCGCATCGACGAACCGTCCGGCATCCCCGGCATCCGCACCATCCAGGTCCAGCCCGTCGACCGTCACCGGTCCACCGCCCTCGGCATCCCCCAGGACAACGTCCGCAACCTCCCCGAACTAGCCACCTGGCTCCGCACCTTGCACGCTGAGCGAGTAGACCCAACGTAAGCAACCCGCCTCCCGGCGGCGGGGTGGGTCAGGTCAGGCGGAGGCGTTTGGTTAGGCGGGGGCCTCGTTTGATTTTGATTTCGCCGAGGATGGCGGTGCCGTGGATGTGGAAGATCTTGGGTGGACCGGCGTCGGCGTCGGTGGGGCCGCTGAAGGTGGAGGACTGTTCGGCGACCGAGCCAAGGATCGGGTTGCTGTCGAGGTGGACGATCGCGTTCTGGGGGACGCGGATCTTCACGTCGGCGAGTATCGATTTCACCTCGATGAAGATCTCGTCGTACGGGAGCTGCGCCTCGGTGTAGTCGAGTGTCACGTCGCCCAGGACGGCGTTGACCTCCTGGCGTTGCGGCGGGAGCCAGGCGCCCATCCGCTTCTGGTCGGACAGGAACACGGTGATTACCGGCGCCGTCGCGGGAACATTCGGCGAGTAGTGCGGCGTCAGCGAGGCGGTGCCGGCATTCGGTACTGCGAGGCCGTTCGGCAGGTCGGCCGTGATCTGGACCAATTGGCCGTACGTCTTCGCGCCGTAGACCGTCTCCAGGCGCTCCTCGAGCTCGGCGAAGGTCAATCGTCCCTCGCCGGCCGCGTCCCGGAGCCTCTCGGCGACGTCCTCGCGCTCCAGATCCGAGACCCGTCTGCGCAGTGCCAGCTCGTCACCGGTAGGCGGCCGCGGCGGGTCCTGCGGGCGCGACGGGTCCTGCGGGTCGTTCTGCTGGGGAACCTCTTCCTGGGCCACGGTCAAAACCTTACGCGCGGGCCCGGCCATCCGGGGATGAGTTGTCCCCCGGAGAAACCCCCTAGCCGACCCTGACCCGGCCGACCCCGTCCCGGCCGGCTACCACCCTGCCGTTCCCGACCCGGCTGATCCTGACCCGGCTGCCTGACCTCGCATTCCCCGACCTTGCCAAGCCCCAAGCCAGGTAACCCTTACCTGAGTCAGGAGCGGCGGTCGCCTTAGGCTGGTACAGCTCAGACCACTTGCCTGGAGGTACGCCCGGTGTCTGCCGATTTCACCTACTCCGACCTGCTCCCGCTCGGGGCCGACGACACGGAGTACCGGCTCCTCACCACCGAGGGAGTGAGCACCTTCACCGCCGGCGGCCGCAGCTTCCTGCAGGTCGACCCCGCCGTGCTGCAGATGCTCACCGCCGAGGCGATGCACGACATCTCGCACTACCTCCGCCCGACCCACCTCAGCCAGCTGCGCCGGATCATCGACGACCCGGAGGCGTCCGGGAACGACCGCTTCGTCGCGCTCGACCTGCTGAAGAACGCGAACATCTCCGCCGGCGGCATCCTGCCGATGTGTCAGGACACCGGTACGGCGATCGTGATGGGCAAGAAGTCCGAGGGCGTCCTGACCGGCGCGGTCGACGAGGAGTGGATCAGCCGCGGCGTGTACGACGCGTACACCAAGCTGAACCTGCGCTACTCCCAGATGGCGCCGCTGACCATGTGGGACGAGAAGAACACCGGGTCCAACCTGCCGGCCCAGATCGAGCTCTACGCCACGCCATCAGGGCCCGGCCCGGCGTCAATTCCGGCGTACAAGCTGCTCTTCATGGCGAAGGGCGGCGGCTCGGCCAACAAGTCGTTCCTGTTCCAGGAGACGAAGGCGGTGCTGAACCCGGACGGGATGATGAAGTTCCTGGACGAGAAGATCCGCTCGCTCGGTACCGCGGCCTGCCCCCCGTACCACCTGGCGATCGTGGTCGGCGGTACGTCGGCCGAGTTCGCGCTGAAGACGGCCAAGTACGCGTCGGCGCACTATCTCGACGCGCTGCCGACGACGGGATCGCCGGTGGGGCACGGCTTCCGGGACGTGGAGCTGGAGGAAGAGGTCTTCAAGCTGACCCAGGAGTTCGGGATCGGCGCGCAGTTCGGCGGCAAGTACTTCTGCCACGACGTCCGGGTGATCCGGCTGCCGCGGCACGGCGCGTCCTGCCCGGTCGCGATCGCGGTCTCCTGCTCGGCCGATCGGCAGGCGCTGGCCAAGATCACCGCCGAGGGCGTGTTCCTGGAGCAGCTCGAGCGTGACCCGGCACGATTCCTGCCGGACATGACCGACGAGCACCTGGCCGACGAGGCGGACGTCGTCCGGATCGATCTGAACCGGCCGATGAGCGAGATCCGCACCGAGCTGTCGAAGCTGCCGGTGAAGACGCGGCTGTCGCTGAACGGACCGCTGGTGGTGGCGCGCGACATCGCGCACGCCAAAATCAAGGAGCGCCTCGACGCCGGCGAGCCGATGCCGCAGTACCTGAAGGACCACGCGGTGTACTACGCCGGG
It encodes:
- a CDS encoding DUF1707 SHOCT-like domain-containing protein codes for the protein MAQEEVPQQNDPQDPSRPQDPPRPPTGDELALRRRVSDLEREDVAERLRDAAGEGRLTFAELEERLETVYGAKTYGQLVQITADLPNGLAVPNAGTASLTPHYSPNVPATAPVITVFLSDQKRMGAWLPPQRQEVNAVLGDVTLDYTEAQLPYDEIFIEVKSILADVKIRVPQNAIVHLDSNPILGSVAEQSSTFSGPTDADAGPPKIFHIHGTAILGEIKIKRGPRLTKRLRLT
- a CDS encoding carbohydrate kinase family protein — encoded protein: MTAPVLVIGEALVDIVSGGPANGGGSAHGRNGKNGSKATPGGSPANVAVGLARLGLPTELVTRFGTDPYGDQLGAHLFGNGVQLTPGSVDPSFRTSTATAKLDAAGVASYEFDITWDPPALSLRRGCPAVHTGSIATVLEPGAEAIGRFLSSLASEPVTVTLDPNARPTITPDRVSTWGAVRELAATADLVKLSDEDCEFLRPGLSPDEIAAELLSVDRTKCVVITRGGEGAIGVSRAARVEVAAPAIEVVDTVGAGDSFMSALIAGLQSRDLLGAVRLEGLNEESLRDVVDYAVKAAAITCTRHGADPPTAAEHKAAWG
- a CDS encoding fumarate hydratase, which codes for MSADFTYSDLLPLGADDTEYRLLTTEGVSTFTAGGRSFLQVDPAVLQMLTAEAMHDISHYLRPTHLSQLRRIIDDPEASGNDRFVALDLLKNANISAGGILPMCQDTGTAIVMGKKSEGVLTGAVDEEWISRGVYDAYTKLNLRYSQMAPLTMWDEKNTGSNLPAQIELYATPSGPGPASIPAYKLLFMAKGGGSANKSFLFQETKAVLNPDGMMKFLDEKIRSLGTAACPPYHLAIVVGGTSAEFALKTAKYASAHYLDALPTTGSPVGHGFRDVELEEEVFKLTQEFGIGAQFGGKYFCHDVRVIRLPRHGASCPVAIAVSCSADRQALAKITAEGVFLEQLERDPARFLPDMTDEHLADEADVVRIDLNRPMSEIRTELSKLPVKTRLSLNGPLVVARDIAHAKIKERLDAGEPMPQYLKDHAVYYAGPAKTPAGYASGSFGPTTAGRMDAYVDQFQAAGGSFVMLAKGNRSAKVTQACKDHGGFYLGSIGGPAARLAQDCIKSVDVIEYAELGMEAVWKIEVEDFPAFVVVDDKGNDFFTDTRKPVPLTVRPRS